The Limnochorda sp. LNt genome includes a region encoding these proteins:
- a CDS encoding DUF2283 domain-containing protein, with amino-acid sequence MRIKLDRQADALYVRLTDADIVESEEVAPGVIIDYDQNGVVVGVEILQLGSRHGQEAVASIQLDTD; translated from the coding sequence ATGCGAATTAAACTGGATCGTCAGGCCGATGCCCTGTACGTTCGCCTAACCGACGCGGATATTGTTGAGTCAGAGGAGGTCGCGCCGGGCGTCATAATAGACTATGACCAAAACGGTGTAGTCGTAGGCGTCGAGATACTCCAACTCGGCTCCCGCCACGGTCAGGAGGCAGTGGCCTCCATTCAGTTGGATACCGACTGA
- a CDS encoding ISNCY family transposase — MRRERNVAFKADVFESLIDPQLFDCPRSWPSSTVDDERFLEPIRRKLTARRGRPTIPLGTYLRMVYLKRRYRLGFEALVKEVADSLVWRRFCRLRLTDKVPDATTLIKLTHRLGPDVIEQLNDALMAQLVEARLMKRHGQRIRVDTTVVEANIHHPTDAGLLADGVRVLTRLMRRAKEAGIGVRLSVRDRLRSVRRRLRRIGQMLRRGGEKAQAEVDRLTAEVALRAEQTLQEAQRMARAVQRRIRQLGPAVGSRYRALAQGLVTYTRRLRRVLEQTRLRLQGIRTIPDRLVSLFDPDARPIRRGKLSKPVEFGYKLVLVETQEGFIRHFRLHGGNPSDDSVLVDAVAEHIHAVGATPRAVAADRGMSSRANEAALRAMGIAYVALPARSGRARRLFERRRAFRRLLRWRSGQEGRIAHLKHAFELDRSRYRGAERAFTWIGEDLLAHNLTRAARRLLALAPAQA, encoded by the coding sequence GTGCGTCGGGAACGCAACGTGGCGTTCAAGGCGGACGTGTTCGAAAGCCTCATCGATCCCCAGCTCTTCGACTGCCCAAGGAGCTGGCCATCATCGACCGTGGACGACGAGCGCTTCCTGGAGCCTATCCGGCGCAAGCTCACGGCCCGGCGGGGTCGGCCCACCATCCCCCTGGGGACGTACCTGCGCATGGTGTACCTGAAGCGCCGCTACCGCCTGGGCTTCGAGGCCCTCGTCAAGGAAGTGGCCGACAGCCTGGTCTGGCGGCGCTTTTGCCGGTTGCGCTTGACCGACAAGGTGCCTGACGCCACCACCCTCATCAAGCTGACCCACCGGCTGGGTCCGGACGTCATCGAGCAACTCAACGACGCCCTGATGGCCCAGCTGGTGGAGGCGCGGCTGATGAAGCGCCACGGCCAGCGGATCCGGGTGGACACCACGGTGGTGGAAGCCAACATCCATCACCCCACCGACGCGGGCCTGCTGGCCGACGGGGTGCGGGTGCTGACGCGGCTGATGCGCCGGGCCAAGGAAGCCGGCATCGGGGTCCGCCTTTCGGTTCGAGACCGCCTACGCTCGGTCCGCCGCCGGCTGCGCCGCATCGGCCAGATGCTTCGCCGGGGAGGGGAGAAGGCCCAGGCCGAGGTGGACCGCCTTACCGCGGAAGTGGCTCTGCGGGCCGAGCAGACGCTTCAAGAGGCGCAGCGCATGGCTCGGGCTGTCCAGCGCCGCATCCGACAGCTCGGCCCGGCGGTCGGCTCTCGTTACCGGGCCCTCGCGCAGGGTCTGGTCACGTACACCCGCCGCCTGCGCCGGGTGCTGGAGCAGACCCGGCTTCGCTTGCAGGGCATCCGGACCATTCCGGACCGGCTGGTCAGCCTCTTCGACCCGGATGCGCGCCCCATCCGTCGGGGCAAGCTGTCCAAACCCGTCGAGTTTGGGTACAAGCTCGTCTTGGTGGAGACGCAGGAGGGCTTCATCCGCCACTTCCGGCTGCATGGGGGCAATCCCAGCGACGACAGCGTGTTGGTGGACGCCGTGGCGGAGCACATCCACGCGGTCGGGGCCACGCCCCGAGCGGTGGCCGCCGACCGGGGCATGAGCAGCCGGGCCAACGAAGCGGCCCTTCGGGCGATGGGCATCGCGTACGTCGCCCTGCCGGCCCGAAGCGGTCGGGCTCGTCGGCTTTTCGAGCGACGCCGGGCCTTTCGGCGGTTGCTCCGCTGGCGCAGCGGCCAGGAGGGGCGCATTGCGCACCTCAAGCACGCCTTTGAGCTCGACCGCAGCCGCTATCGGGGTGCCGAGCGGGCGTTTACCTGGATCGGCGAGGACCTCTTGGCCCACAACCTGACCCGGGCGGCCCGCCGGCTGCTGGCCCTGGCTCCGGCGCAAGCCTGA
- a CDS encoding IS1634 family transposase, with protein MYVRTVTSKGIQYAQLAHNVRDPKTGQPRAQVLYTFGRVDQLDLDALRRLVRSIARFLPPDEQAQLQKDLGMEWPFRYLGSLKLGGTWLLDGLWRRLGIQKTLQRLLKARHYQTPIERLLFAMVANRALAPSSELAIEKWVAQDVYIDQLPAVEVHQLYRAMDFLLEAAEAIQREVFWTLANLFNLEVDVIFFDTTTAYFEIEGEDADGLRRWGHSADDHPKMAQVVIGLAVTRDGIPVRCWVWPGNTGDQNVVAEVKRDLNGWKLNRVVVRDRASVYQ; from the coding sequence ATGTACGTGCGCACCGTCACTTCCAAGGGCATCCAATACGCCCAGCTTGCCCATAACGTCCGGGACCCCAAGACTGGACAGCCCCGGGCCCAGGTGCTGTACACCTTCGGCCGGGTCGACCAGCTCGACCTGGACGCGCTGCGCCGCCTGGTGCGCAGCATCGCCCGGTTCCTGCCCCCCGACGAGCAGGCCCAACTGCAGAAGGATCTCGGCATGGAGTGGCCCTTTCGGTACCTGGGCTCCCTGAAGCTGGGCGGGACGTGGCTTTTGGACGGGCTGTGGCGGCGGCTGGGCATCCAGAAGACCTTGCAGCGCCTGCTCAAAGCGCGCCACTACCAGACCCCCATCGAGCGGCTCCTCTTCGCCATGGTGGCCAACCGGGCCCTGGCGCCGTCCAGCGAGCTGGCCATCGAGAAGTGGGTGGCGCAGGACGTCTACATCGACCAGCTGCCCGCGGTGGAAGTCCACCAGCTCTACCGGGCCATGGACTTTCTGCTGGAGGCTGCCGAGGCGATCCAGCGCGAGGTCTTCTGGACGCTGGCCAACCTCTTCAACCTCGAAGTGGACGTCATCTTCTTCGATACGACGACGGCGTACTTCGAAATTGAGGGCGAGGACGCCGACGGGTTGCGCCGCTGGGGGCACAGCGCCGATGATCATCCGAAGATGGCCCAGGTGGTCATCGGCTTGGCCGTGACCCGGGACGGCATCCCGGTCCGCTGCTGGGTCTGGCCCGGCAACACCGGCGACCAGAACGTCGTGGCCGAGGTCAAACGGGATCTCAACGGCTGGAAGCTCAACCG
- a CDS encoding ribonuclease toxin HepT-like protein: MQELARLSGLPGDSLPAAAAATHLLCFYGAIERALERIAQEFDGGAPSGGDWHRELLCMLARAVPKVRPSVLSPKSVE, encoded by the coding sequence GTGCAAGAACTGGCGCGTCTCAGTGGGTTGCCGGGCGATTCGCTCCCAGCCGCTGCGGCGGCAACCCATCTGTTATGCTTTTACGGCGCGATTGAACGGGCACTTGAGCGAATCGCACAAGAATTTGACGGAGGGGCTCCGAGTGGAGGGGACTGGCATCGGGAGCTGCTTTGCATGTTGGCCCGGGCCGTGCCAAAGGTGCGCCCCTCGGTCCTCTCCCCCAAGAGCGTGGAGTAG
- the istA gene encoding IS21 family transposase, with amino-acid sequence MRKIREILRLHHVAKLGVRAIGRSLGLSHSTVAEVLRRAEAAGLSWPLPEEMDNAALEAALYGPTAPAQTRHPMPDMDHLYRELRSRKGVTLRLLWLEYKQAHPDGYQYSRFCELYRRWAKTLDVSLRQVYRGGEKMFVDFAGETIPVVDPQTGQVRPAYLFVAVLAASNYTFAKPTWAQDLPSWIGAYVDAFEFFGGVPEMVVCDNPKTAVLSACQYEPELNPAYQEMAAHYGVVILPARPRKPRDKAKVANAVQQAERWILAPLRHRTFFGLEALHQAVQERLEVLNHRPFQKLEGSRRELYDRLDKPALRPLPAQRYEFAEWRKAKVNIDYHVAVDGNFYSVPYQLVHAEVDVRLTAHTVEIFRKGRRMASHVPVVGKGHYRIGVDPVLWTTGS; translated from the coding sequence ATGCGCAAGATTCGGGAGATTCTTCGGCTCCACCACGTGGCCAAGCTGGGCGTGCGGGCGATCGGGCGAAGTTTGGGCCTTTCCCACAGCACCGTGGCCGAGGTGCTGCGCAGGGCCGAGGCGGCCGGGCTTTCGTGGCCGCTTCCCGAGGAGATGGACAACGCGGCTCTGGAAGCTGCCCTCTACGGCCCGACTGCCCCGGCGCAGACCCGGCATCCCATGCCGGACATGGACCATCTTTACCGCGAGCTGCGCTCCCGTAAAGGGGTGACGCTGCGGCTTTTGTGGCTGGAGTACAAGCAGGCGCACCCCGACGGGTACCAGTACAGCCGCTTCTGCGAGCTGTACCGCCGGTGGGCCAAGACCCTGGACGTCTCCTTGCGTCAGGTCTACCGGGGCGGGGAGAAGATGTTCGTCGACTTTGCAGGGGAGACGATCCCCGTGGTCGACCCACAGACCGGGCAGGTGCGGCCGGCCTATCTGTTCGTCGCGGTGCTGGCCGCCAGCAACTACACCTTCGCCAAACCCACTTGGGCCCAGGACCTGCCCAGCTGGATCGGCGCCTATGTGGACGCCTTCGAGTTCTTCGGCGGGGTGCCGGAGATGGTGGTCTGCGACAATCCAAAGACTGCCGTCCTCTCCGCCTGCCAGTACGAGCCGGAGCTGAATCCAGCCTATCAAGAGATGGCCGCCCACTACGGGGTGGTCATTCTGCCGGCCCGGCCTCGCAAACCCCGGGACAAGGCCAAGGTCGCAAACGCCGTCCAGCAGGCCGAACGGTGGATCCTGGCGCCCCTGCGCCACCGCACCTTCTTCGGCCTGGAGGCATTGCATCAGGCCGTGCAGGAGCGGTTGGAGGTGCTCAACCATCGGCCGTTCCAGAAGCTGGAGGGGTCCCGCCGGGAGCTGTACGATCGGCTGGACAAGCCCGCCTTGCGGCCCCTGCCGGCCCAGCGCTACGAGTTTGCCGAGTGGCGCAAGGCCAAGGTCAACATCGACTACCACGTGGCGGTCGACGGCAACTTCTACTCGGTGCCCTACCAACTCGTGCACGCCGAGGTGGACGTGCGCCTGACGGCCCACACCGTCGAGATCTTCCGGAAGGGCCGGCGGATGGCCAGTCACGTGCCGGTCGTGGGCAAGGGCCACTACCGCATTGGAGTTGATCCGGTTCTGTGGACAACCGGTAGCTAG
- a CDS encoding nucleotidyltransferase family protein, which yields MAQAEWEGYLRGWRRRIAEEEAALEKQLAQARSSLPALVNTPCRYGATEVYLFGSPCAGQFHLASDIDLAVRGIPAERFYAALAALDAACDIPVDVVDLDEASPSLREHIMEKGQRLL from the coding sequence TTGGCACAAGCCGAATGGGAGGGGTACTTGCGGGGATGGCGGCGTCGCATCGCCGAGGAGGAGGCGGCGCTGGAGAAACAGCTGGCACAAGCCCGTTCCTCCCTGCCCGCGCTGGTGAACACCCCCTGCCGGTACGGCGCGACGGAGGTCTATCTCTTCGGGTCTCCGTGCGCGGGGCAGTTCCATCTGGCTTCGGACATCGACCTGGCAGTACGGGGGATCCCGGCGGAACGGTTCTATGCGGCGCTGGCCGCCCTCGACGCGGCGTGCGACATCCCCGTCGACGTGGTGGACCTCGATGAGGCCTCTCCTTCCCTTAGAGAGCACATCATGGAGAAGGGACAGCGCCTGCTGTGA
- a CDS encoding DUF4258 domain-containing protein yields MARKPASHRAGGGGLWPLTVQRQPELRGILGSDEGVRPTPDLLFTKHALDVMAERRIGEELIAETVTSPDGVERRPDGTTHYIRAFRQCGSRFLRVVTVEGERHLKVVTVFFDRRLRRRHAN; encoded by the coding sequence ATGGCCCGCAAACCCGCTTCGCACCGTGCGGGTGGGGGCGGGTTGTGGCCACTTACTGTACAACGCCAGCCGGAGCTCCGAGGTATACTGGGGTCGGACGAAGGAGTGAGGCCGACGCCAGACCTGCTCTTTACCAAACATGCTTTGGACGTAATGGCCGAGCGGAGAATCGGCGAGGAACTGATTGCCGAAACGGTCACTTCACCCGACGGCGTAGAGCGCCGGCCGGACGGGACCACTCACTACATCCGTGCGTTCCGTCAGTGCGGCAGTCGATTTCTTCGTGTGGTAACTGTGGAGGGCGAGCGGCACCTGAAGGTTGTGACCGTGTTTTTTGATAGGAGGCTGCGGAGACGCCATGCGAATTAA
- a CDS encoding Gfo/Idh/MocA family protein, with amino-acid sequence MEASTTRSSPLHAPQEPVRWGILGTARIARHRVLPALASSAVARVVAVGSRERQAAEAFARDTGIERAYGSYDEVLHDPEVEAVYIPLPNHLHLPWIERAAAAGKHVLCEKPLTLDRQEAERARRVCREAGVLLMEAFMWRWQPRYARLRQLLDEEAVGEVRLVRAAFSFVLPDLAANIRGKPEWGGGALFDVGCYCVNAARWVFGAEPTEVHCSSHVDPQLGVDLTTTGILRFPGGREAVFDASFEMTGGQRLEIVGTRGTVWVPRPFQPNGIDGFYVGGASGDLAVGAGAEGPDTPGGQSGRGPRDAASEHAAGGPAPPDHYRLQFEAFSRWVQEGRKEPVPPGEDGLLNMAVLDACARSARERRPVAVAPPA; translated from the coding sequence ATGGAAGCCTCGACCACTCGGTCTTCGCCGCTGCATGCCCCGCAAGAGCCGGTGCGGTGGGGCATCCTCGGCACCGCGCGCATCGCCCGCCATCGGGTGCTGCCGGCGCTGGCCAGCTCCGCCGTGGCGCGGGTCGTGGCGGTGGGCAGCCGGGAGCGGCAGGCGGCGGAGGCGTTCGCACGGGATACCGGCATCGAGCGGGCCTACGGCAGCTACGACGAGGTGCTGCACGACCCCGAGGTGGAGGCGGTCTACATCCCCCTGCCCAACCACCTGCACCTCCCCTGGATCGAGCGGGCGGCCGCCGCCGGCAAGCACGTGCTGTGCGAGAAGCCCCTCACCCTCGACCGGCAGGAGGCCGAGCGGGCGCGCCGGGTCTGCCGGGAGGCCGGCGTGCTGCTGATGGAGGCCTTCATGTGGCGCTGGCAGCCCCGCTACGCCCGGCTGCGGCAACTGCTCGACGAGGAGGCGGTCGGCGAGGTGCGGCTGGTGCGGGCGGCCTTCAGCTTCGTACTGCCCGATCTAGCTGCCAACATCCGCGGGAAGCCCGAGTGGGGAGGCGGGGCGCTCTTCGACGTGGGCTGCTACTGCGTCAACGCGGCGCGATGGGTGTTCGGGGCCGAGCCGACCGAGGTCCACTGCTCGTCGCACGTCGACCCGCAGCTCGGGGTTGACCTGACCACCACGGGCATCCTGCGCTTCCCCGGCGGGCGGGAGGCGGTCTTCGACGCGAGCTTCGAGATGACGGGCGGCCAGCGGCTCGAGATCGTCGGCACCCGGGGGACCGTCTGGGTGCCGAGACCCTTCCAGCCGAACGGGATCGACGGCTTCTATGTGGGCGGGGCGTCGGGCGACCTGGCGGTGGGCGCCGGCGCGGAAGGGCCCGACACGCCCGGCGGGCAGAGCGGCAGGGGGCCCAGAGATGCTGCGTCGGAGCACGCTGCAGGCGGGCCAGCGCCGCCCGACCACTACCGGCTCCAGTTCGAAGCCTTCAGCCGCTGGGTGCAGGAGGGCCGCAAGGAGCCGGTGCCGCCCGGCGAGGACGGCCTGCTCAACATGGCCGTGCTGGACGCCTGCGCCCGCTCCGCCCGTGAGCGGCGCCCGGTGGCCGTGGCACCTCCGGCATAG
- a CDS encoding SEC-C metal-binding domain-containing protein, with amino-acid sequence MGASREWLRKEQRILALLHGPRPDCDQAARLLEELAAAPGAGKVCDIAGLYSELADAYAGAGRLEEAIVAKQRALQAGLRSVPDGRADIAEYLLRLGRREEADQLFAALAAEYPDDVWLYNNAGMAYQAAGDHEAALRWLTRGLELALATGDPEGLVAQLSDLRRESLAALGRPHDELEKRADAFLEEHDRLDYPDHLDRHALAEHQEPGEALPPLVSDRQQVQSAVAWFPPGELEAALDRWPQWREAPEKRSYEAHRRAVQNALVRLNGLGQNPALAPIKVDELVEWARREGRDPSRPESVAAYAALIAAQGRTVSWPPGRNEPCWCGSGRKYKKCCGGPEADWPEMLP; translated from the coding sequence GTGGGAGCCTCGAGGGAATGGCTGCGCAAGGAACAGCGGATCCTGGCCCTGCTCCACGGCCCTCGGCCGGACTGCGACCAAGCAGCCCGTCTTCTCGAGGAGCTGGCTGCCGCTCCGGGAGCTGGGAAGGTCTGCGACATCGCGGGTCTCTACAGCGAGCTCGCGGACGCTTACGCGGGGGCCGGCCGGCTGGAGGAAGCCATCGTTGCCAAGCAGCGGGCTCTACAGGCCGGTCTGCGAAGCGTGCCCGACGGCAGGGCCGATATCGCGGAGTACCTGCTGCGCTTGGGTCGCCGAGAGGAAGCGGACCAGCTGTTCGCCGCCCTGGCCGCGGAGTACCCCGACGACGTGTGGCTCTACAACAACGCCGGCATGGCCTATCAGGCGGCTGGAGACCATGAAGCAGCGCTCCGGTGGCTAACCAGGGGCCTGGAGCTGGCGCTGGCCACGGGCGATCCCGAGGGGCTGGTGGCCCAGCTTTCCGACCTTCGGCGGGAGAGCCTGGCCGCGCTGGGGCGGCCCCACGACGAACTTGAAAAGAGAGCCGACGCCTTTCTCGAAGAGCATGACCGCCTTGACTACCCTGACCACCTTGACCGCCACGCTCTGGCCGAACACCAGGAGCCGGGAGAGGCGTTGCCGCCCCTCGTGAGCGACCGGCAACAGGTGCAGTCGGCGGTGGCGTGGTTTCCGCCGGGCGAACTGGAAGCCGCCCTGGACCGGTGGCCTCAGTGGCGGGAGGCGCCTGAAAAACGCAGCTACGAGGCACACCGGCGCGCCGTCCAAAACGCCCTGGTCCGGCTGAACGGGCTCGGCCAAAACCCGGCGCTGGCCCCCATCAAGGTGGACGAACTCGTCGAGTGGGCCCGGCGCGAAGGCCGTGATCCGTCCAGGCCCGAATCCGTAGCGGCCTACGCGGCGCTCATCGCGGCGCAGGGGAGAACCGTGTCCTGGCCCCCGGGTCGCAACGAGCCGTGTTGGTGTGGCAGCGGGCGAAAATACAAGAAGTGCTGCGGCGGGCCGGAAGCCGACTGGCCCGAGATGTTGCCGTAG